One region of Salvia miltiorrhiza cultivar Shanhuang (shh) chromosome 3, IMPLAD_Smil_shh, whole genome shotgun sequence genomic DNA includes:
- the LOC131018663 gene encoding uncharacterized protein LOC131018663 has protein sequence MARTRGNRRPPADEESDSEATQSMGNRNRNRNDVNTLAHVHQPQAEGGNGVVAQFRSMAPPILRGNEGPLGTEESMLQMERIFNYMRCRDDLKVTCVAFQLTDDAGHWWESETAALTEEQMRAITWRTFKEKVMGKYFPRTFRKQKDIELMNLEQGNMTVLEYERKFTQLGRFAPHLVDTDEKKAWRFENGL, from the coding sequence ATGGCCAGAACAAGGGGTAACAGGAGACCTCCGGCAGACGAAGAATCTGATAGCGAAGCCACTCAATCGATGGGGAATAGGAATCGAAATCGAAATGATGTTAATACGCTGGCCCATGTGCATCAACCTCAAGCAGAAGGTGGAAATGGAGTAGTAGCTCAATTTCGAAGCATGGCACCGCCAATTCTAAGAGGGAATGAAGGACCCTTAGGGACCGAGGAGTCGATGCTCCAgatggaacgcattttcaactacATGCGTTGCAGGGATGACTTGAAAGTGACATGTGTAGCCTTCCAACTAACAGACGATGCAGGACACTGGTGGGAGTCAGAAACTGCTGCCCTTACTGAAGAGCAGATGAGAGCCATCACCTGGAGAACGTTCAAGGAGAAAGTGATGGGAAAGTATTTCCCAAGGACTTTTCGCAAACAAAAGGATATAGAGCTCATGAACTTGGAGCAAGGAAACATGACCGTTTTGGAATACGAGCGGAAATTTACCCAACTAGGCCGTTTTGCTCCCCACTTGGTGGACACTGATGAAAAGAAGGCCTGGAGATTTGAGAATGGGTTATGA